CTTCGAAGAACATGTGCTCTGTGCGGGTCAGACCGATGCCCACGGCGCCGAAGGCCACCGCGATGCGGGTCTGCTCCGGGGTGTCGGCATTGGTGCGGACGGACATCTTGGTCGCCTGCTCGCACCATTCCATGAGCTTCAGGAAGCTCTTGAACTTCTCGGTCTTCTTCGCGGCCTTGTCGCCATCGACGATGCCGGTGATGATTTCCGAAGGAGCGGTCTTCAGCTCGCCACCGTAAACGGTGCCGCTGGTGCCGTCGATCGAGAGGTAGTCGCCTTCCTTGAAGGTTTCACCCGCGACCTTCACCGTCTTCTTGTCGTAGTCGATCTCGATCGCGGAAGCACCGCAGATACAGACCTTGCCCATCTGGCGGGCGACGAGAGCGGCGTGCGAGGAAACACCGCCCTTGGCGGTCAGGATGCCCTCGGCGGCGATCATGCCGCGAAGGTCTTCCGGAGAGGTTTCGTTGCGGACCAGGAGAACCTTCTCACCCTTTTCAGCGGCGGCCGCGGCGCGGTCGGCGTTGAGGTAGATCTTGCCGGAGGCGGCACCCGGGCCGGCCGGGAGACCCTTGGCGAGTTCCTTGGCCTTCTTGACCTCGGCGAGGTCGAAGATCGGGGCGAGGAGTTGGTCGAGCTGGTCGGCCGGGTTGCGGAGCACGGCGGTCTTCCAGTCGATGAGACCTTCCTTCACCATGTCCATGGAGAACTTCAGCGCGGCGGCGGCGGTGCGCTTGCCGTTGCGGGTCTGCAGCATGAACAGCTTGCCTTCCTGCACGGTGAACTCGACGTCCTGCACGTCCTTGAAGTGCTTTTCAAGGATGGTGCGGACCTTCATCAGTTCCGCGAAGGGCTTCGGCATCGCCTTCTTCATCAGGGCGACGGGATCCGGGGTGCGGACACCGGCCACCACGTCTTCGCCCTGCGCGTTCACGAGGAACTCGCCGTAGAATTCGTTCACGCCGTTGGCAGGGTTACGGGTGAAGGCCACGCCGGAACCGGAAGTGTCACCGGTGTTGCCGTAGACCATCGCCTGCACGTTCACCGCCGTGCCCCACTCGGCCGGGATGTTGTACTTGCGGCGGTAAACGATCGCGCGGTCGTTCATCCAGGAGCTGAACACGGCACCGGCGGCACCGCGGAGCTGCTCCCAAGGATCGGCAGGGAAGCCCTTGCCGGTGCGCTCTTTCACGAGCGCCTTGAAGCGCTTCACGAGTTCCTTTTGGTCATCGGCCGTCAGGTCGGAGTCGATGATGTCCTTGTGATACTTCTCGTGCTTGAATTCTTCGATGACGACTTCGAAAGGCTCGTGGTCTTCGCCTTCGGTCTTTTGCACGCCGAGCACCACGTCGCCATACATCTGGACGAAGCGGCGGTAGCAATCCCAAGCGAAGCGCTCGTTCTTGGTGACGGCGGCGAGGGACTTCACGGTCTCATCGTTGAGGCCGAGGTTGAGGATGGTGTCCATCATGCCCGGCATCGAGTCGCGGGCACCGGAGCGCACGGCCACGAGGAGCGGCAGGCCCTTCGCATCGCCGAACTTGCAGCCCATGATCTTCTCCATGTTCTTCACGCCGGCTTCCATTTGAGCCTGGAGCGAGGTCGGATAGGTCTTCTTGTGACCGTAGAAGTAGGTGCAGACCTCCGTGGTGATGGTGAATCCCGGAGGCACTGGCAGACCGATGCGGGTCATTTCCGCGAGGTTGGCGCCTTTGCCGCCGAGGAGCGCCTTCATCGACCCGTTGCCATCGGCTTTGCCGGCGCCCCAGGTGTAAACGTACTTGGTGCCCTTGGCGGAGGGCGCTTTCTTGGCCGCCTTCTTGGCGGACTTCTTCACGGTAGCCATCTCTTGTTTGCTTGGAGTGGGTTGACTTGCGAAAGGCGCGTGGGGACGGCGAAAGGACACCATACCCCCGGGCGCGGACGCGCGAGGCTAGCGACCGGAAAAGCCGTGTCAATGAACCAGTTCCGCCTGTGGAACCCGTCACATGCGATCGATCCCTTGCGAATCTCCGGGGCACGTCCTACCGTGGAGGGTTACCATGAAGACACCACTACACCTCATCTGCCGTATCTCCCTGCTGGCTCTTTCCAGTGTGATTCTGAGCCAGTGCGCTCACGAACCGGTTACCCAAGCGAATGCCTCGAACGCCAGCGGCGCTAAGATCGCCGCCGATTCCCGCGCCGCCTTGCAGGACCTTTACGCCAAGAACGCCGCCGCCCGCCGTCTCGGCAAGCAGGCTTCGGGAGTCCTTGTTTTCCCGCATATCCTGAAGGGCGGCTTCGTCGTCGGAGCGGAGGGCGGGAACGGCGCCCTGCTCGGTGCGGACGGTTCCGTGCGCGGCTATTACCAGACCGCAGCCGCCTCTTACGGGCTGCAGGCCGGAGTCGAGAAATTCGGCTACGCGCTCTTCCTGATGGATTCGAAGGAAGTCGCGAATCTCAACCAAGCCGCCGGTTGGTCGGTCGGCACCAGCCCCAGCCTCGTCGTCGTGGATCGCGGTCTCTCGGCCGAACTCACCACCAAGACGGTCGATCGTGGCACCTATGCCTTCATCTTCGACCAGCGCGGTTTGATGGGTGGCGTCAGCCTGAAGGGCTCCAAGATTACCCGCATCAAACCGGGTTCCTAAAGCTTACCCGGTGGCGTAGATAGCAGGCGCGGGCCCCGTTTCCGGAGCCCGCGCACGTCGTACTCAAATAGCTCGAAATTCTAGGCCGTCGCGGCTCAGCGCTTCTTCAGCTTTGTCACGCGGCCGGAGGCGTTCCAGTCCTGCACGTAGAGGTTTCCCTCTTTGTCGAAGGACAGGCCGTGCGGCGCGGTGAAAATTCCGGTCTTCATCTGATCCAGAGGCACGCCGAAGTTTGCCCATTGGCTTTTGTCCGGGTTGTCTCCGAGGAAGGCGGCGGGCTTGCCATTCTTGTCGAGGATCGTCACGCGAGCCTCCAATTCGGCCACTGCACAGGCATCACCGAGGATCGAGATCGTGCAGGGGCGACGCAGATCCGTGGCGTGAACCCCGATCCAGTTTCCCTCCAGATCGAAATGAACAAGGCGGCGGTTCTCGCGGTCGCAGACCAGCAGCCGCGGCTCGCCGAAGCGCGTGTCGAGCGCCATGCCGTGGCTACAGCTCGTTTGGCCGTCGCCATTGCCCTTCCCGCCGAAGCTCTTGATGTGCTTACCCTCGGCATCGAACTTGTGGATGAACTGCTCGCCGTAGCCCATTGAGCAAAAGATCTCGCCCTTCGGCCCCACGGTCACCGCTGTCAGGCCTTTCCAGCCGCCCTGCACCTCACCCGCCGTCGCTTGGGAAATCTCCAGCAGCACCTTGCCATTGGTGTCGATCTTGCAAACGCGGAGCGGCTTCGGGCCACCAAGCTGGGCACCGTAGAGTACGGTTTTGCCCTTTTCCTCTCGCACCGCCATGGCGTGGAAGCCTTGGCACTCCGGCGCGATCGTCTCCTTCAGCTTGCCGTCCGGCTTGTAGACCAAGATCCCGTGAGGGGCGTCGGTGGAGACGTAAATGAGCCCCGTCTTCTCATCGATCACCACGCCGCCGTGGGTCGGGCCCAGGTTCTTGCCGTCCGGCAGTTCGCCCCAGTGCGGCACGGCTTCATATTGCCACGCACCGTTGCCGGTCAGCACGGCGGTTTCCACTTCCGCGCCCGGCTTCGTGCCGTGATCGGGGTGGGCGAGGGCGAGGGAGGGGAGCAAGAGGAGCAAGGCCGTGGATTTCATCGGCCCCACTCAAGCGAAGTCGCCCGATTTGGCAATGCCCCGATGATTCCCGGATCGCGCCAAAATGGGTGACTCCGCGCCCGGTCTTTACCGGGATCCCCGCTCCGGGTTATACGCGCCGCCCGGAAGATCTCGTGAACCAGCTCCCTGACACACTGCCTCCCTTCGACCTCAGCCCGAAATGGCAGAGGGCGGTCCATTGGATGGTGGATGGCTTCATTTCCGGCCTGCTCGTCCACTTCTTCTGCCTGCAGCTACTGAGTCTGCCCATGCCTGCACTCCTTGATCCTGTCGTGGAGTGGCTCGAGTCGGCCAAGCAGAGTCGGGTCAGACTGCTCCTCATATTTCTCTACTATCTCGTCCTCGAAGTAGGCTGCGGCACCACGCCCGGGAAACTTCTTACGGGCTCCAAGGTGATCGATATCCACGGCGGGCACCCGACGCGGATGCAGTTCCTCCTGCGCACCCTCTGCCGATTCATTCCCTTCGAGCCCTTCTCCTTCTTGGATCGGGATGGCAAGGGCTGGCACGATTCATTTACGAAGACCTACGTCGTGCGGGCTTCCTCGGTTCGCGGGTCTTCCGCGAATGCCGCATGATGCGGGCTTAGCCCGTCTTCCTCCGGAACATCGCCGAGGCACAACCGATCGTCACCGCGCTGATCCCCGCCAAGGGGATCACGAGGGAAATGACCCGGTCCGCCGAGGCGTCTTTCATGAAGATCTCCTTCACGATTTCCACGAAGTGCCGCACCGGATTCGGCCAATTCAGGATCTGGAGCCAGCCCGGCTGGTTCTCCACCGGGGAGGCGAAGCCGGAGAGCATCATCGCCGGCATCATGAAGGAGAAGGCCCCGAGGAATGCCTGCTGCTGCGTGTTGCAGATGGAGGAGATCAGCAGCCCCACTCCCACCAGTGAGAGCGCGTAGAAGAACATCCCCAGATACAGCAGCCCCAGGTTTCCGCGGAAGGGCACATCGTAGATGAAGATTGCCGCCAGCAGGATCAGCGTGGCTTGGAAGAAGGCGATCAGGATCGCGGGCACGCCTTTCCCGATCATCACCATCTCCGGTGTAAGCGGGGAGACCATGAGTTGGTCGAAGGTGCCCTGTTCACGTTCCCGGGCCACGGATAGGGCCGTCAGGATCAGCGCCCCGATGGTCGTGATGATCGCCACGAGGTTCGGTAGCAGGAAGTTTTTGAAGTCCAGGTTCGGGTTATACCAATAGCGGACAATCGTCTCCGAGGGCATCGCCCGGCCCGCATCCGCGGCCCGTTCCTTCATGTAGTTCTCGGCGATCCCTTGCAGATAGCTGAAGGCGATCTGCGCTCCGTTTGAGCGCCGGCCATCCAGTAGCACCTGCACCGGCCCGGTTTCACCCGCCGCGATCTTCCGCGAGAAATCCTCGGGAATGCTCACCGCCAGCATCGCCTTCCGGGACTCGATTGAATCCGCCAGCGCCTCCTGCGAGTGGATCGGGATCACCTCGGTGAAAGCCTCGCTCTGCGCGAAGCGCTGCACGAGTTCGTTCGAGGCCTCGCCGGTGTCGCGGTTGTAGATCGCGATCGATGCGTTCTTCACCTCCAGCGTCGCCGCATTCGGGAAGAGCAGGGTCTGCAGGATCACCGGCATGATCAGCAGCGCCCGGCTCGAAGGGTTTCCCACGATCGACTGCAGCTCCTTGATCACGAGCGCCCGGATGCGATGGAAGAAGTTCATGGTCTCAGGTCATTCCATACGGCGTTTCGTCAGACGCGCCGTCAGCCCCAGGAAAAATGCCGCGGAGGCCATCAGGAACAGGATGTCCGGCAGCAGCACCTTCCACGGTGTGCCCACTTGGAAAATCGTCTGGATAGCCGAGACGAAGTAGCGCGCCGGGATCAGGTGGGTCACCCCGCGCAGGAATGCCGGCATGCTCGAAATCTCATAGATGAAGCCCGAGAGCATCATCGCCGGCAGGAAGGCCGCATTCAGGGCCGCCTGCGCCGCGTTGAACTGGTTCTTCGTCCCGGTGGAAATCGCCAGGCCGATGCCGAGCACACTCAGCAGGAAAAAGCTGCCGGTGATGAACAGGGCCACCGGGCCGCCGCGGAAAGGCACATGCAGCAGGAAGCGCGTGGCCAGCACGCACATCGCCAGCGAGACCATCCCGAGCACGTAGTAGGGGATGATCTTGCTCAGCAGCAGCTCCGCCCGGGTGATGGGGGAGGCGAGCAGCGCCTCCATCGTGCCGCGCTCCCATTCCCGCGCCACTACCAGCGAGGTCAGCAGTGCGCCAATCACCGTCATGATCACCGTGATCGATCCCGGGATCAGGAAATTCCGGCTCTCCGCCGAAGGGTTGTACCAGTAACGCGGCTCCAGCGAGATCTCCCGCTTCATCTCCTCACCGCGGTCCTCCGCCCGCTGCATCATCCAGATCTGCCACACGCCGTTGATGTGCGCGCTCACGAACTGCGCCGTGTTCGGCTCCGAGCCATCCGCCACTACTTGCAAGGGCGCCGTGTCGGAGGACTGTTTCATCCGCCGCGAGAAATCCTCCGGGATAATCACGAAGCCACGGATCTTCGAGTTCGTGATGTCCACTTCCATCGTCTTCCGGTCCTCGTAGCGCCGGATGTCCATCGAGGGCGTGCCCTGCAACGCCTTCGCAAATCCGTCGGACTCCGTCCCGGTCGCCTCGTTTAGAAGCCCGATCCTCAGCCGCGGTGTGTCCAAGTTGATCCCGTAGCCGAAGACGAAGATCAGCACCAGCGGCAGCACGAAGGCGATCAGGTTGCTGCTGGGATCCCGGAAGATCTGCAGCGTCTCCTTCCAGCACAGCGCCTTCAGACGTCGCAGCGAGAGATGCTTCACCTCGGCTCCTCCTTCCCCGTCACCAGTTCGATAAAGGCATCCTCCATCGTCGGATCTGGATCCTCCTTTGTCGCCACGCTCTCCTTCAGTTCGTCCGGTGTCCCGTTCGCAATCAGCTTGCCACGGTAGACCAGACCGATCCGGTCGCAGTACTCCGCTTCGTCCATGAAATGTGTTGTGACCATCACGGTCACGCCGCGACCCACCAGCCCGTTGATGTGCGTCCAGAACTCGCGCCGGGTCACCGGGTCCACGCCCGAGGTCGGCTCATCCAGGAAAAGGATATCCGGCTCGTGCATCACCGAGCAGGCCAGCGCCAGGCGCTGCTTGTAGCCCAGCGAGAGCGAATCCGTCTTTGCATTCAGAAAGGGTTTCAGGTGGAAGATCTCCGCCATCTCCCCGGTCT
This genomic interval from Luteolibacter rhizosphaerae contains the following:
- the ppdK gene encoding pyruvate, phosphate dikinase is translated as MATVKKSAKKAAKKAPSAKGTKYVYTWGAGKADGNGSMKALLGGKGANLAEMTRIGLPVPPGFTITTEVCTYFYGHKKTYPTSLQAQMEAGVKNMEKIMGCKFGDAKGLPLLVAVRSGARDSMPGMMDTILNLGLNDETVKSLAAVTKNERFAWDCYRRFVQMYGDVVLGVQKTEGEDHEPFEVVIEEFKHEKYHKDIIDSDLTADDQKELVKRFKALVKERTGKGFPADPWEQLRGAAGAVFSSWMNDRAIVYRRKYNIPAEWGTAVNVQAMVYGNTGDTSGSGVAFTRNPANGVNEFYGEFLVNAQGEDVVAGVRTPDPVALMKKAMPKPFAELMKVRTILEKHFKDVQDVEFTVQEGKLFMLQTRNGKRTAAAALKFSMDMVKEGLIDWKTAVLRNPADQLDQLLAPIFDLAEVKKAKELAKGLPAGPGAASGKIYLNADRAAAAAEKGEKVLLVRNETSPEDLRGMIAAEGILTAKGGVSSHAALVARQMGKVCICGASAIEIDYDKKTVKVAGETFKEGDYLSIDGTSGTVYGGELKTAPSEIITGIVDGDKAAKKTEKFKSFLKLMEWCEQATKMSVRTNADTPEQTRIAVAFGAVGIGLTRTEHMFFEGDRIDAMREMILATTLDARKAALAKLLPYQREDFTGIFKTLKGMPATIRLLDPPLHEFLPHTKEQQLDLSKKIGVPVDKIIQRVHDLHEFNPMLGHRGCRLGIAYPEITAMQARAIFEAAADVAKKKIPVKPEVMIPLVGFGKEFELQAEIVHTVAKEVMAEKKVSFEYQVGTMIEVPRGALTADEIAKGAEFFSFGTNDLTQTALGISRDDMGAFLMPYIESEVFAKNPFATLDATGVGQLMETAVTKGRSTRPNIKLGICGEHGGDPDSVKFCHKLGLNYVSCSPYRVPVARLAAAQAAIEEGKGAAPAKAAKKAPAKKAAKKAAKKAAKKK
- a CDS encoding YSC84-related protein, with the translated sequence MKTPLHLICRISLLALSSVILSQCAHEPVTQANASNASGAKIAADSRAALQDLYAKNAAARRLGKQASGVLVFPHILKGGFVVGAEGGNGALLGADGSVRGYYQTAAASYGLQAGVEKFGYALFLMDSKEVANLNQAAGWSVGTSPSLVVVDRGLSAELTTKTVDRGTYAFIFDQRGLMGGVSLKGSKITRIKPGS
- a CDS encoding RDD family protein, which codes for MNQLPDTLPPFDLSPKWQRAVHWMVDGFISGLLVHFFCLQLLSLPMPALLDPVVEWLESAKQSRVRLLLIFLYYLVLEVGCGTTPGKLLTGSKVIDIHGGHPTRMQFLLRTLCRFIPFEPFSFLDRDGKGWHDSFTKTYVVRASSVRGSSANAA
- a CDS encoding ABC transporter permease, whose translation is MNFFHRIRALVIKELQSIVGNPSSRALLIMPVILQTLLFPNAATLEVKNASIAIYNRDTGEASNELVQRFAQSEAFTEVIPIHSQEALADSIESRKAMLAVSIPEDFSRKIAAGETGPVQVLLDGRRSNGAQIAFSYLQGIAENYMKERAADAGRAMPSETIVRYWYNPNLDFKNFLLPNLVAIITTIGALILTALSVAREREQGTFDQLMVSPLTPEMVMIGKGVPAILIAFFQATLILLAAIFIYDVPFRGNLGLLYLGMFFYALSLVGVGLLISSICNTQQQAFLGAFSFMMPAMMLSGFASPVENQPGWLQILNWPNPVRHFVEIVKEIFMKDASADRVISLVIPLAGISAVTIGCASAMFRRKTG
- a CDS encoding ABC transporter permease, which produces MKHLSLRRLKALCWKETLQIFRDPSSNLIAFVLPLVLIFVFGYGINLDTPRLRIGLLNEATGTESDGFAKALQGTPSMDIRRYEDRKTMEVDITNSKIRGFVIIPEDFSRRMKQSSDTAPLQVVADGSEPNTAQFVSAHINGVWQIWMMQRAEDRGEEMKREISLEPRYWYNPSAESRNFLIPGSITVIMTVIGALLTSLVVAREWERGTMEALLASPITRAELLLSKIIPYYVLGMVSLAMCVLATRFLLHVPFRGGPVALFITGSFFLLSVLGIGLAISTGTKNQFNAAQAALNAAFLPAMMLSGFIYEISSMPAFLRGVTHLIPARYFVSAIQTIFQVGTPWKVLLPDILFLMASAAFFLGLTARLTKRRME